The following coding sequences are from one bacterium window:
- the hydG gene encoding [FeFe] hydrogenase H-cluster radical SAM maturase HydG, producing METNQTNLMDCLSNENVEQALAAGRAADAAEVKRIIEKARTKKGLTAQETAVLLYQDNNPDVVKEIMDAARQIKEEIYGKRIVFFAPLYISNFCANNCLYCAYRRDNTEITRKTLTPEEIARQVEVLEDQGHKRLLLVAGETNSFLDVLNALETIYATRTGQGEIRRVNVNIAPPTIEQLKALKKTGIGTYQCFQETYHHATYRQMHPDGPKADYQWRLEVMDRAMQAGVDDVSTGVLLGLYDYHYDVTALIMHGLYLDQTYRVGPHAVSVPRLRVAHGTPLCDDVNLNQNRYLLTDQQFQLVVAVIRMALPYTGVILTTRETPAMRNRLLNAGVSQISAGSHTEVGGYSGELSKHAGQFEIEDVRSLEDVILDVIASGNIASFCTACYRVGRTGEKIMDLLKPGTIKNFCLPNAVLTFKEYLVDYASPETREKGKACIDKLLQGLDNDVREETQQRLGKIEQGERDLYF from the coding sequence ATGGAAACCAATCAAACAAATCTGATGGACTGTCTTTCCAATGAAAATGTGGAGCAGGCTCTGGCTGCGGGGCGTGCGGCGGATGCGGCTGAAGTCAAACGTATTATTGAAAAAGCCCGGACAAAAAAAGGCCTGACCGCCCAAGAGACTGCGGTACTGTTGTATCAGGATAATAATCCTGATGTGGTGAAAGAAATTATGGATGCGGCCCGTCAGATTAAAGAAGAAATTTACGGGAAACGTATTGTGTTTTTTGCACCACTTTACATCTCAAATTTTTGTGCTAATAATTGTTTGTATTGCGCCTATCGGCGCGACAACACCGAGATCACGCGTAAAACACTGACCCCTGAAGAGATTGCCAGGCAGGTCGAGGTTTTGGAAGATCAGGGACACAAGCGGCTGCTTTTGGTGGCCGGGGAAACCAATTCTTTTTTGGATGTTTTAAATGCGCTGGAGACCATTTATGCAACACGCACCGGACAAGGAGAGATTCGCCGGGTCAATGTCAATATTGCACCGCCTACGATTGAACAATTAAAAGCATTGAAAAAGACCGGGATCGGAACCTATCAGTGTTTTCAGGAAACCTACCATCATGCCACATACCGGCAAATGCATCCGGATGGTCCTAAAGCGGATTATCAGTGGCGCCTGGAAGTCATGGACCGGGCCATGCAAGCCGGGGTGGATGATGTCTCCACCGGGGTTTTGCTGGGATTGTATGATTATCACTATGATGTCACCGCGTTGATTATGCACGGGCTCTATTTGGACCAGACCTATCGTGTCGGGCCGCACGCAGTCTCTGTGCCGCGTCTGAGGGTCGCGCACGGCACACCCCTTTGTGATGACGTTAACTTGAACCAAAATCGTTATCTGCTTACAGATCAACAGTTTCAGCTGGTGGTGGCCGTGATTCGGATGGCGTTGCCCTATACCGGTGTGATTCTTACAACACGCGAAACACCTGCCATGCGCAATCGTTTGCTCAATGCCGGCGTTTCCCAGATTTCGGCAGGCAGTCATACCGAGGTGGGCGGTTATTCCGGGGAATTGTCAAAGCATGCCGGACAGTTTGAGATTGAAGATGTCCGCTCATTGGAGGATGTCATTTTGGATGTCATTGCCAGTGGAAACATCGCTTCCTTTTGCACGGCCTGTTACCGGGTGGGACGGACAGGTGAGAAAATCATGGATTTACTCAAACCCGGGACGATTAAAAATTTCTGTCTGCCCAATGCGGTGTTGACATTCAAGGAATATTTGGTGGATTATGCCTCGCCGGAAACCCGGGAAAAGGGTAAGGCCTGTATTGACAAGCTGCTGCAGGGATTGGATAATGATGTGAGAGAAGAGACACAGCAGCGGCTTGGCAAGATTGAACAAGGCGAGCGTGATCTCTACTTTTAA